Proteins from a single region of Streptomyces sp. HUAS 15-9:
- the cobO gene encoding cob(I)yrinic acid a,c-diamide adenosyltransferase, giving the protein MPQGQPSVIPDDGLTTRQRRNRPLVVVHTGIGKGKSTAAFGLALRAWNQGWPIGVFQFVKSAKWKVGEENALKVLGASGEGGTVDWHKMGEGWSWVQRDVDNSTNEDKAREGWEQVKRDLAAETYKLYVLDEFAYPMHWGWIDTDEVVEVLRDRPGTQHVVITGRNAPDKLVDLADLVTDMSKVKHPMDVGQKGQRGIEW; this is encoded by the coding sequence ATGCCTCAGGGGCAGCCGAGTGTGATCCCGGACGACGGGCTGACGACGCGGCAGCGGCGCAACCGGCCGCTCGTCGTCGTCCACACGGGCATCGGCAAGGGGAAGTCCACCGCCGCGTTCGGGCTCGCGCTGCGTGCCTGGAACCAGGGGTGGCCGATCGGGGTGTTCCAGTTCGTCAAGTCGGCGAAGTGGAAGGTCGGCGAGGAGAACGCGCTGAAGGTGCTGGGCGCCTCCGGCGAGGGCGGGACCGTCGACTGGCACAAGATGGGCGAGGGCTGGTCCTGGGTCCAGCGTGACGTCGACAACTCCACCAACGAGGACAAGGCCCGCGAGGGCTGGGAGCAGGTCAAGCGGGACCTGGCCGCCGAGACGTACAAGCTGTACGTGCTCGACGAGTTCGCGTACCCGATGCACTGGGGCTGGATCGACACCGACGAGGTCGTCGAGGTGCTGCGCGACCGGCCGGGGACCCAGCACGTGGTGATCACCGGGCGGAACGCCCCGGACAAGCTCGTCGACCTCGCGGACCTGGTGACCGACATGTCCAAGGTCAAGCACCCCATGGACGTGGGCCAGAAGGGGCAGAGAGGCATCGAGTGGTGA
- a CDS encoding cobyrinate a,c-diamide synthase, translating to MSPSVPRLVIAAPSSGSGKTTVATGLMAALTGRGLAVSPHKVGPDYIDPGYHALATGRVGRNLDAYLCGPELVGPLFAHGARGCDIAVVEGVMGLYDGAAGEGELASTAHVAKLLRAPVVLVVDASSQSRSVAALVHGFASWDPEVRVGGVILNKVASDRHEALLREALDSVGSPVLGVLRRAPQVDVPSRHLGLVPVAERRASAVEAVAEMGAQVSDGCDLDALMALARGAGAWSSAAWDAAEALGAAPPDPRFRPERPRPQSPPSSSSRGYPHGLKNVGRDREAPVVAVAGGPAFTFSYAEHTELLTAAGADVVTFDPLRDERLPDGTSGLVIGGGFPEVYAAELSANEPLRKAVAALAESGAPVAAECAGLLYLSRELDGRPMCGVLDATARMSERLTLGYQDAVAVSDSVLAVAGTRMRGHEFHRTVVEPGSGAAPAWGVRAPRRRVEGFVQQGVHASYLHTHWASVPGAARRFVERCGTS from the coding sequence ATGTCCCCGTCCGTGCCCCGGCTGGTCATCGCCGCGCCCTCGTCGGGCAGCGGCAAGACCACCGTCGCCACGGGGTTGATGGCCGCGCTGACCGGGCGGGGACTCGCCGTGTCCCCGCACAAGGTCGGCCCCGACTACATCGACCCCGGGTATCACGCGCTCGCCACCGGGCGCGTGGGGCGCAACCTCGACGCGTATCTGTGCGGGCCGGAGCTGGTCGGTCCGCTGTTCGCGCACGGTGCGCGCGGCTGCGACATCGCGGTCGTCGAGGGCGTGATGGGGCTGTACGACGGGGCCGCCGGGGAGGGTGAACTGGCGTCCACCGCCCATGTGGCGAAGCTGCTGCGGGCACCCGTGGTGCTGGTCGTGGACGCGTCGTCGCAGTCGCGGTCGGTGGCCGCTCTGGTGCACGGGTTCGCCTCCTGGGATCCGGAGGTGCGGGTCGGGGGCGTGATCCTGAACAAGGTCGCGTCGGACCGGCACGAAGCGCTTCTGCGGGAGGCGTTGGACTCCGTCGGTTCGCCGGTGTTGGGGGTGTTGCGGCGGGCGCCGCAGGTGGACGTGCCATCCCGGCACCTGGGTCTGGTACCGGTCGCCGAGCGGCGGGCCTCGGCGGTGGAGGCCGTCGCGGAGATGGGTGCGCAGGTCTCCGACGGTTGTGATCTGGATGCGCTGATGGCGCTGGCGCGTGGTGCTGGTGCGTGGTCGAGTGCGGCCTGGGATGCGGCTGAGGCCCTGGGGGCTGCGCCCCCAGACCCCCGCTTTCGGCCTGAACGGCCTCGTCCTCAATCTCCCCCGAGCTCTTCGAGCAGGGGGTACCCCCACGGGCTGAAGAATGTCGGCCGGGACCGGGAAGCGCCGGTGGTTGCCGTCGCCGGCGGCCCCGCGTTCACCTTCTCCTACGCCGAGCACACCGAACTCCTCACCGCCGCCGGTGCCGACGTCGTCACCTTCGACCCCCTCCGCGACGAGCGACTGCCCGACGGGACAAGCGGGTTGGTCATCGGCGGCGGGTTCCCCGAGGTGTACGCCGCCGAGTTGTCCGCCAACGAGCCGCTGCGCAAGGCCGTCGCGGCGCTCGCGGAATCCGGTGCTCCCGTGGCTGCCGAGTGCGCCGGGCTGCTCTATCTCTCCCGGGAGCTGGACGGACGCCCCATGTGCGGGGTGCTCGACGCCACCGCGCGGATGAGCGAGCGGCTCACGCTCGGGTACCAGGATGCCGTGGCCGTGAGCGACAGCGTGCTCGCTGTCGCGGGGACGCGGATGCGGGGGCACGAGTTCCACCGGACCGTCGTCGAGCCCGGCTCGGGGGCGGCTCCCGCCTGGGGTGTGCGCGCCCCTCGACGGCGGGTCGAAGGTTTCGTACAGCAGGGTGTGCACGCGAGTTATCTGCACACGCACTGGGCGTCCGTGCCCGGTGCGGCCCGTCGGTTCGTGGAGAGGTGCGGGACGTCATGA
- the cobI gene encoding precorrin-2 C(20)-methyltransferase, with protein sequence MSSRLIGVGVGPGDPELVTVKGVNALRAADVVVVPVMDTFERGRAEATVLHYVPEEKVVRVVFALNERTDRGRREAAWDAAGERVAGLLRERGAVAFATIGDPNVYSTFTYLAQTIAELVPGTVVETVPGITAMQDLAARSGAVLTEGTEPLTLVPVTAGAGVLKEALNGPGTVVAYKFGRQAREVAEALRETGRIDDAVWGSALGLPEESIRPAGDLDGGSLPYLSTLIAPARRDGGRGGKL encoded by the coding sequence ATGAGCAGCAGGCTGATCGGGGTCGGGGTGGGTCCGGGCGACCCGGAGCTGGTGACCGTCAAGGGCGTCAACGCCCTGCGCGCGGCCGATGTCGTCGTCGTACCCGTCATGGACACGTTTGAGCGGGGGCGGGCCGAGGCGACCGTGCTGCACTACGTGCCCGAGGAGAAGGTCGTCCGGGTGGTGTTCGCGCTCAACGAGCGGACCGACCGGGGGCGCCGGGAGGCCGCCTGGGACGCGGCCGGTGAGCGGGTGGCCGGGCTGCTCCGGGAGCGGGGCGCGGTCGCCTTCGCGACCATCGGCGATCCCAACGTGTACTCGACCTTCACCTATCTCGCGCAGACGATCGCGGAGCTGGTGCCGGGGACGGTCGTCGAGACGGTGCCGGGGATCACCGCCATGCAGGATCTCGCGGCGCGGTCGGGGGCCGTGCTGACCGAGGGCACCGAGCCGTTGACGCTCGTGCCGGTCACCGCCGGGGCCGGCGTGCTCAAGGAGGCGCTGAACGGGCCGGGGACGGTCGTGGCGTACAAGTTCGGGCGGCAGGCCAGGGAGGTCGCCGAGGCGCTGCGGGAGACCGGGCGGATCGACGACGCGGTGTGGGGGTCGGCGCTCGGGCTGCCGGAGGAGTCCATCCGGCCCGCGGGCGACCTCGACGGGGGCTCGCTGCCGTATCTCTCCACGCTGATCGCGCCCGCGCGGCGCGACGGCGGCCGGGGCGGCAAGCTGTGA
- a CDS encoding ZIP family metal transporter: MAVFVALGAFLMTLAGGWTAQRVTDRRHLVLGLAGGLMLGVVGLDLLPEALRAAGREVFGVPAALLLFVAGFLLAHLVERLLAARQAAHGAEEHGHRAPEAGLTAAAAMVGHSAMDGVAIGAAFQVGGGMGAAVALAVIAHDFADGFNTFTITSLYGNARRKAVAMLVADACAPVLGALSTAFFTIPAPLLGGYLALFGGALLYLAAAEILPEAHHEHPARSTLLCTVAGAAFIWLVVGISA, from the coding sequence ATGGCGGTCTTCGTCGCGCTCGGCGCGTTCCTGATGACGCTGGCCGGCGGCTGGACGGCACAGCGCGTGACCGACCGTCGCCACCTGGTTCTGGGCCTGGCCGGCGGTCTGATGCTGGGGGTGGTCGGTCTCGACCTGCTGCCCGAGGCACTGCGCGCGGCGGGCCGGGAGGTCTTCGGCGTACCGGCGGCCCTGCTGCTGTTCGTGGCCGGATTCCTGCTCGCCCATCTGGTGGAACGGCTGCTGGCCGCCCGGCAGGCCGCGCACGGCGCCGAGGAGCACGGGCACCGCGCGCCCGAGGCGGGCCTCACGGCGGCCGCCGCGATGGTCGGCCACAGTGCCATGGACGGTGTGGCCATCGGCGCGGCCTTCCAGGTGGGCGGCGGCATGGGCGCGGCGGTCGCGCTCGCCGTGATCGCCCACGACTTCGCGGACGGCTTCAACACGTTCACCATCACCAGCCTGTACGGCAACGCCCGCCGCAAGGCGGTCGCCATGCTGGTCGCCGACGCGTGCGCCCCGGTCCTCGGCGCCCTGTCCACGGCGTTCTTCACCATCCCGGCACCGCTGCTCGGCGGCTATCTCGCCCTGTTCGGCGGCGCGCTCCTGTATCTCGCCGCGGCCGAGATCCTCCCCGAGGCGCACCATGAGCACCCCGCCCGCTCCACCCTGCTGTGCACGGTGGCGGGCGCGGCCTTCATCTGGCTGGTGGTGGGCATCTCCGCCTGA
- the cobM gene encoding precorrin-4 C(11)-methyltransferase has product MADAPTGKVTFVGAGPGAADLLTFRAARAIAEADVVIWAASLVQAEVLQHAREDAEILDSATMSLEDVVAVYRRAREEGLRVARIHSGDPALWGGTQEQLDRCAEIGIATEIVPGVSSFSAVAALAQRELTIPEVAQSVVLTRLGGGKTPMPPGEEVREFARHGTTMAVFLSAARSGQLVRELLEGGYPTSTPVIVAHQVTWPEELVVRCTIGTLEETVKEHKLWKHTLFLVGPALDAHGTRSHLYHPGHFHGHRKADPQARKELRERGAST; this is encoded by the coding sequence ATGGCCGATGCCCCCACCGGCAAGGTGACCTTCGTCGGTGCCGGCCCCGGCGCCGCCGACCTGCTGACGTTCCGTGCCGCGCGTGCCATCGCCGAGGCCGACGTCGTGATCTGGGCGGCCAGCCTGGTCCAGGCGGAGGTCCTCCAGCACGCGCGCGAGGACGCGGAGATCCTCGACTCGGCGACCATGTCCCTCGAGGACGTCGTCGCCGTCTACCGGCGGGCCCGGGAGGAAGGGCTGCGCGTCGCCCGGATCCACTCCGGCGACCCGGCACTGTGGGGTGGTACGCAGGAACAGCTCGACCGGTGCGCGGAGATCGGCATCGCCACGGAGATCGTGCCCGGTGTGTCCTCCTTCTCCGCCGTGGCCGCCCTCGCGCAGCGTGAACTCACCATTCCCGAAGTTGCGCAATCGGTCGTACTCACCCGGCTGGGCGGCGGCAAGACGCCGATGCCGCCCGGCGAGGAGGTCCGTGAGTTCGCGCGCCACGGCACCACCATGGCGGTCTTCCTGTCGGCGGCCCGCAGCGGCCAGTTGGTCCGGGAGCTGCTGGAGGGCGGCTACCCGACCAGTACGCCGGTGATCGTCGCCCACCAGGTGACCTGGCCGGAGGAGCTGGTCGTGCGGTGCACGATCGGCACGCTGGAGGAGACGGTCAAGGAGCACAAGCTCTGGAAGCACACCCTGTTCCTGGTCGGCCCGGCCCTGGACGCGCACGGCACCCGCTCGCACCTCTACCACCCCGGTCACTTCCACGGCCACCGCAAGGCCGACCCGCAGGCCCGCAAGGAGCTGCGCGAGCGGGGTGCGAGCACATGA
- the cbiE gene encoding precorrin-6y C5,15-methyltransferase (decarboxylating) subunit CbiE — protein sequence MTAPITVVGTGTGVPVPQDVLTGAALIVGGRRHLDAVRLPEAAERIVLGPPAPALDAVERYLDKGARVVVLASGDPGFFGIVRALAERFGAGRLDVRPGVSSVATAFARLGLPWDDAVVVSAHGRELRTAVNACRAHPKVAVLTGPGAGPAELGAAVSGDRVLVVASALGDPERERVERVTPAEAAARNWGTAVSVVLCLDESRALGALRTVAGGLDGPTGWALDEAGFAHRDSMITKFEVRALALARLGPRLGDLVWDVGAGSGSVAVECARLGAAAVAVEKTVDGVGRIRANAAAHGVDVRVVHGEAPAALSGLDDPDAVFIGGGGRELPAVVTACARRARRTVVIAMAALDRVPTAREALTGAGFSCDGVLLQSSRLAPLPGDVTRLAATNPVFLLWGVRLPARIEGVAQ from the coding sequence ATGACCGCGCCGATCACCGTCGTCGGTACGGGGACCGGGGTGCCGGTTCCCCAGGACGTCCTCACCGGGGCCGCGCTGATTGTCGGCGGGCGGCGGCATCTGGACGCCGTACGGCTGCCGGAGGCGGCGGAGCGGATCGTCCTCGGGCCGCCGGCGCCCGCGCTGGACGCCGTCGAGCGGTATCTCGACAAGGGCGCCCGGGTCGTCGTGCTGGCCTCCGGGGATCCCGGGTTCTTCGGGATCGTGCGGGCGCTGGCGGAGCGGTTCGGGGCCGGGCGGCTCGATGTGCGGCCCGGTGTGTCGTCCGTGGCGACGGCCTTCGCGCGGCTGGGGCTGCCCTGGGACGACGCGGTCGTGGTCAGCGCGCACGGGCGTGAGCTGCGTACGGCAGTCAACGCCTGCCGGGCGCATCCCAAGGTGGCCGTGCTGACCGGGCCGGGTGCCGGCCCGGCCGAGCTGGGCGCCGCCGTGTCCGGCGACCGCGTCCTCGTCGTGGCCAGTGCGCTGGGCGATCCGGAGCGTGAGCGCGTGGAGCGGGTGACGCCCGCCGAGGCGGCGGCCCGAAACTGGGGTACGGCGGTCAGCGTGGTGCTGTGTCTGGACGAGTCGCGGGCACTGGGCGCCTTGCGGACCGTCGCGGGCGGGCTCGACGGGCCCACCGGATGGGCGCTGGACGAGGCCGGGTTCGCGCACCGCGACTCGATGATCACCAAGTTCGAGGTGCGGGCCCTGGCGCTGGCCAGGCTGGGGCCGCGCCTGGGCGATCTGGTCTGGGACGTCGGAGCGGGCTCCGGCTCCGTGGCCGTCGAGTGCGCGCGGCTCGGTGCCGCCGCCGTCGCCGTCGAGAAGACCGTGGACGGGGTCGGGCGCATCCGGGCGAACGCGGCGGCGCACGGTGTGGACGTGCGGGTGGTGCACGGGGAGGCGCCGGCCGCGCTGTCCGGACTCGACGATCCCGACGCCGTGTTCATCGGCGGCGGGGGCCGCGAGCTGCCCGCCGTCGTGACCGCGTGCGCGCGGCGGGCCCGGCGCACGGTGGTGATCGCGATGGCCGCGCTGGACCGGGTGCCGACCGCGCGCGAGGCGCTCACCGGCGCCGGGTTCTCCTGCGACGGCGTGCTGTTGCAGTCGTCGCGGCTCGCGCCGCTGCCGGGGGACGTGACCCGGCTCGCGGCCACCAATCCAGTGTTCCTGCTGTGGGGCGTCCGGCTTCCAGCGCGTATCGAGGGAGTTGCACAGTGA
- the cobJ gene encoding precorrin-3B C(17)-methyltransferase, translating into MIGLISATAAGAAARDRLAAAWPDRTRVYEGPVGDAVRAAFAECEQLVCFLATGAVVRLLAPLLGDKASDPGVVCVDEGGRFAVSLVGGHGGGANELAREVGGLLGAEPVVTTATDSAGVPGLDTLGFPFEGAVATVSRALLDGEPVALEAEVPWPLPPLPTAARGAYTIRLTDRAVEPGEREVLLRPPSLVVGVGASRGAGVEEVLGLIETSLRDAGLSAGSLAELATVDAKSDEPGIVAAAQRLGVPLVTYSAEELAAVEVPNPSEAPLSAVGTPSVAEAAALVRGGELLVPKRKSLRPDGQPAMATCAVVRRPGRGRLAVVGLGPGARDLLTPRAQAELRRASVLVGLDQYVDQIRDLLRPGTRILESGLGAEEERARTAVAEARRGHAVALIGSGDAGVYAMASPALAEASDDIDVVGVPGVTAALAAGAILGAPLGHDHVSISLSDLHTPWEVIERRVRAAAAADIVVTFYNPRSRGRDWQLPKALAILAEHREPTTPVGVVRNASRPDESSRLTTLAALDPATVDMMTVVTVGNTATRDIAGRMVTPRGYRWQEGSPEEAK; encoded by the coding sequence GTGATCGGCCTCATTTCCGCCACCGCGGCGGGGGCGGCGGCGCGGGACCGGCTGGCGGCCGCGTGGCCGGACCGGACGCGGGTGTACGAGGGTCCCGTCGGGGACGCCGTGCGGGCCGCGTTCGCCGAGTGCGAGCAGCTGGTGTGCTTCCTGGCGACCGGTGCGGTGGTCCGGCTCCTCGCGCCGCTGCTGGGTGACAAGGCGTCCGACCCGGGTGTGGTGTGCGTCGACGAGGGCGGGCGGTTCGCCGTGTCGCTGGTCGGCGGGCACGGCGGCGGGGCCAATGAACTCGCCCGCGAGGTGGGCGGGTTGCTGGGTGCCGAGCCGGTGGTGACGACCGCGACCGACTCCGCCGGGGTGCCGGGCCTCGACACCCTCGGGTTTCCTTTCGAGGGGGCGGTCGCGACCGTCTCGCGGGCTCTGCTGGACGGCGAGCCCGTCGCCCTGGAGGCAGAGGTGCCGTGGCCGTTGCCTCCGCTGCCGACGGCGGCACGGGGGGCGTACACGATCCGGCTGACCGACCGTGCCGTAGAACCCGGCGAGCGCGAGGTGCTGCTGCGCCCGCCGTCCCTGGTGGTCGGCGTCGGCGCGTCCAGGGGCGCCGGCGTCGAGGAGGTGCTCGGGCTGATCGAGACGTCGCTGCGGGACGCCGGGCTCTCGGCCGGGTCGCTCGCCGAACTCGCCACCGTAGACGCCAAGTCGGACGAACCCGGGATCGTCGCCGCCGCCCAACGCCTCGGTGTGCCCCTGGTGACGTACTCCGCCGAGGAACTGGCGGCCGTCGAGGTGCCCAACCCGTCCGAGGCACCGCTCTCCGCGGTCGGCACGCCCTCCGTGGCGGAGGCCGCCGCCCTGGTGCGCGGGGGCGAACTCCTCGTCCCCAAGCGGAAGTCTCTGCGGCCGGACGGGCAGCCCGCGATGGCGACCTGTGCCGTCGTACGGCGGCCGGGACGCGGGCGGCTCGCGGTGGTCGGGCTCGGTCCCGGCGCCCGCGATCTGCTCACCCCGCGTGCACAGGCGGAGCTGCGGCGGGCCTCCGTGCTCGTGGGCCTCGACCAGTACGTCGACCAGATCCGCGATCTGCTGCGGCCCGGCACCCGGATCCTGGAGTCCGGCCTCGGGGCCGAGGAGGAGCGGGCGCGCACGGCGGTCGCCGAGGCCCGCCGGGGCCATGCGGTCGCGCTGATCGGCAGCGGGGACGCGGGCGTGTACGCCATGGCCTCCCCGGCGCTCGCCGAGGCGTCCGACGACATCGACGTGGTCGGGGTGCCGGGCGTGACCGCGGCGCTCGCGGCCGGGGCGATCCTGGGCGCGCCGCTGGGCCACGACCATGTGTCGATCAGCCTCTCCGATCTGCACACGCCGTGGGAGGTCATCGAGCGGCGGGTGCGGGCCGCGGCCGCGGCGGACATCGTCGTGACGTTCTACAACCCGCGTTCCCGGGGCCGGGACTGGCAGTTGCCGAAGGCCCTCGCGATCCTCGCGGAGCACCGGGAGCCGACGACGCCGGTCGGTGTGGTGCGCAACGCCTCGCGGCCGGACGAGTCCAGCCGGCTGACGACGCTGGCCGCGCTGGACCCGGCGACGGTCGACATGATGACGGTCGTGACCGTGGGCAACACCGCGACCAGGGACATCGCGGGGCGCATGGTCACCCCGCGCGGTTACCGCTGGCAGGAAGGCTCCCCGGAGGAGGCCAAGTGA
- a CDS encoding precorrin-8X methylmutase: MNRVVHPIEQESFRRLRARLDTSHLAPLTRAVVERVIHSAADLEYASDLVMDEGDLDKAHTALHAGAPVVVDVEMVAAGITRRETVCRLKDAKSGPGLTRSAHAIRLAYEQVGPGALWVIGCAPTALEELLTLDASPALVIGLPVGFVGAAESKAALRDSGLPAVSNVSEKGGSAVAAAALNALLYHPTSKENA; the protein is encoded by the coding sequence GTGAACCGTGTCGTTCATCCGATCGAGCAGGAGTCGTTCCGGCGGCTGCGCGCCCGCCTGGACACCTCGCACCTCGCGCCGCTGACCCGGGCGGTGGTGGAGCGGGTCATCCACTCCGCCGCCGACCTGGAGTACGCGTCCGACCTCGTCATGGACGAGGGCGACCTGGACAAGGCGCACACCGCGCTGCACGCCGGGGCGCCCGTGGTCGTGGACGTGGAGATGGTCGCTGCCGGGATCACCCGGCGGGAGACCGTCTGCCGCCTCAAGGACGCCAAGTCCGGGCCGGGGCTGACCCGTTCGGCGCACGCGATCAGGCTGGCGTACGAGCAGGTCGGGCCCGGCGCCCTGTGGGTGATCGGCTGTGCGCCGACCGCCCTGGAGGAGCTGCTCACCCTGGACGCCTCCCCCGCGCTCGTCATCGGCCTGCCCGTCGGCTTCGTCGGCGCCGCCGAGTCCAAGGCCGCGTTGCGCGACAGCGGGCTGCCCGCTGTCAGCAACGTGTCCGAGAAGGGCGGTTCGGCGGTCGCCGCGGCCGCGCTCAACGCTCTTCTGTACCACCCGACTTCGAAGGAGAACGCGTGA
- a CDS encoding sirohydrochlorin chelatase: MTTPPPALLIAGHGTRDDAGAEAFRDFVRELGRRHPELSVAGGFIELSPPPLGEAVTELVERGVRRFAAVPLMLVSAGHAKGDIPAALAREKERHPGISYIYGRPLGPHPALLNVLERRLDEALGTDAGGRTPLDRAEVTVLLVGRGSTDPDANAEVHKAARLLWEGRGYAGVETAFVSLAAPDVPSGLDRCAKLGAKRIVVLPYFLFTGILPDRVRRQTEDWAAAHPELDVRSADVIGPEPELLDLVMERYEEAVKGDLRMNCDSCVYRIALPGFEDKVGLPQQPHFHPDDDGHHHHGHGHHHHGGHAHAH; the protein is encoded by the coding sequence GTGACCACCCCGCCGCCCGCCCTGCTCATCGCCGGCCATGGCACCCGGGACGACGCCGGGGCCGAGGCGTTCCGCGACTTCGTGCGGGAGCTGGGGCGCCGCCACCCCGAACTGTCCGTCGCGGGAGGCTTCATCGAGCTGTCCCCGCCGCCGCTGGGCGAGGCCGTGACCGAGCTGGTGGAGCGGGGCGTACGCCGGTTCGCCGCCGTTCCGCTGATGCTGGTGTCCGCCGGGCACGCCAAGGGCGACATCCCGGCCGCGCTGGCCCGCGAGAAGGAACGCCACCCCGGGATCTCGTACATCTACGGCCGTCCGCTGGGCCCGCATCCGGCGCTGCTGAACGTGCTGGAGCGGCGCCTGGACGAAGCGCTGGGCACCGACGCCGGTGGGCGCACTCCGCTGGACCGGGCCGAGGTGACCGTGCTGCTGGTCGGGCGCGGTTCGACGGACCCGGACGCCAACGCCGAGGTGCACAAGGCGGCCCGGCTGCTGTGGGAGGGGCGCGGGTACGCGGGCGTGGAGACGGCGTTCGTGTCGCTGGCGGCACCGGACGTACCCAGCGGCCTCGACCGGTGCGCGAAGCTGGGCGCGAAGCGGATCGTCGTGCTGCCGTACTTCCTGTTCACCGGCATCCTCCCGGACCGGGTGCGGCGGCAGACCGAGGACTGGGCGGCCGCGCATCCGGAGCTCGACGTGCGGTCGGCCGATGTCATCGGGCCCGAGCCGGAGCTGCTCGACCTGGTGATGGAGCGGTACGAGGAGGCCGTCAAGGGCGATCTGCGGATGAACTGCGACTCGTGCGTGTACCGCATCGCGCTGCCCGGGTTCGAGGACAAGGTGGGTCTGCCGCAACAGCCGCACTTCCACCCGGACGACGACGGGCACCATCACCACGGGCACGGGCATCATCACCACGGCGGACACGCCCATGCGCACTGA
- the cobC gene encoding Rv2231c family pyridoxal phosphate-dependent protein CobC — MRTEDSPGHDLRHHGDAEVRDDGSALVDLAVNVRAHTPPAWLRERIADSLTGLAAYPDGRAARAAVAARHGVAVERVLLTAGAAEAFVLLARALKVRLPVVVHPQFTEPEAALRDAGHTVDRVLLRAEDGFRLDPAAVPEDADLVVIGNPTNPTSVLHPAAAIAELARPGRTLVVDEAFMDAVPGEREALAGRTDVPGLVVLRSLTKTWGLAGLRIGYVLAAPETIAELERAQPLWPVSTPALAAARACVEPRALTEAAHAARRIAADRAHLVAGLEEFTPEGLRVVTPAEGPFVLVRLPRAAAVRRHLRHLGYAVRRGDTFPGLDEEWLRLAVRDRGTVNGFLRALDQAVTPDGR; from the coding sequence ATGCGCACTGAGGATTCTCCCGGGCACGATCTGCGGCACCACGGTGACGCCGAGGTGCGGGACGACGGGTCGGCGCTGGTCGACCTCGCCGTCAACGTCCGCGCCCACACGCCCCCGGCATGGCTGCGGGAGCGGATCGCCGATTCGCTGACCGGTCTCGCGGCCTACCCGGACGGGCGGGCCGCGCGGGCGGCGGTGGCGGCGCGGCACGGGGTTGCGGTGGAGCGGGTGCTGCTGACGGCGGGCGCGGCCGAGGCGTTCGTGCTGCTCGCGCGCGCTCTGAAGGTGCGTCTGCCGGTCGTCGTGCACCCGCAGTTCACGGAGCCGGAGGCGGCGCTGCGGGACGCGGGCCACACCGTGGACCGGGTGCTGCTGCGGGCGGAGGACGGCTTCCGGCTGGATCCGGCGGCCGTGCCCGAGGACGCCGACCTGGTGGTGATCGGCAACCCGACGAATCCCACGTCGGTGCTGCACCCGGCGGCGGCCATCGCGGAACTGGCCCGTCCCGGGCGGACCCTGGTGGTCGACGAGGCGTTCATGGACGCGGTGCCGGGTGAGCGCGAGGCGCTGGCCGGGCGGACCGACGTACCCGGTCTGGTGGTGCTGCGCAGCCTGACGAAGACCTGGGGTCTGGCGGGGCTGCGGATCGGCTATGTGCTGGCCGCGCCGGAGACGATCGCGGAACTGGAGCGGGCCCAGCCGCTGTGGCCGGTGTCCACCCCCGCGCTGGCGGCTGCCCGGGCGTGTGTGGAGCCCCGGGCCCTGACGGAGGCGGCCCACGCGGCCCGTCGCATCGCGGCGGACCGGGCCCATCTCGTCGCGGGTCTGGAGGAGTTCACCCCGGAAGGGCTGCGGGTGGTGACTCCCGCGGAGGGCCCCTTCGTCCTCGTACGGCTGCCACGGGCGGCCGCCGTGCGCCGTCATCTGCGCCACCTCGGCTATGCGGTACGGCGCGGGGACACCTTTCCGGGGCTGGACGAGGAGTGGCTGCGGCTCGCGGTGCGGGACCGGGGGACGGTGAACGGCTTCCTGCGGGCCCTGGACCAGGCGGTGACGCCGGACGGACGGTGA